A stretch of Aerococcus urinaehominis DNA encodes these proteins:
- a CDS encoding alpha/beta hydrolase: MMKKLLRGLGIFLVAFILVGALGLTLYVGNQVFQGATKLVDRQETLANEKRYDQAYNNILVPLGVEEITIPGGQHDQDIPAIYIANNQATGVVVLLHGLGGTKKTLVQQMKTFYDLGYSVLAYDQANSGGNQAPYNTYGVLESQDCLAVLDYVHSQYAPAQTILWGESFGGATATMAAGQAGDQLDYLILDCPMSDGFQMIEKVFQQIEDQTGLPTAFLTFAGNIMMRAKLGTSFAELASQPYAAKIQVPVLITVGADDEVLRPTMSQDIYDSISHDKKELVKLPGYGHCEFPIRQPDQYQDLIATFLNDY; this comes from the coding sequence ATGATGAAAAAACTTTTAAGGGGTCTAGGGATTTTCCTGGTGGCCTTTATCCTAGTCGGGGCGCTAGGTTTGACCCTCTATGTGGGTAACCAGGTTTTTCAGGGCGCGACTAAGCTAGTTGACCGCCAGGAGACTTTGGCTAATGAAAAGCGCTATGACCAGGCCTACAATAATATCCTGGTGCCCTTGGGGGTGGAGGAAATCACCATTCCTGGTGGCCAACATGACCAGGACATTCCGGCCATTTATATTGCCAACAATCAAGCCACGGGCGTGGTGGTCCTCTTGCATGGGCTCGGGGGGACCAAAAAGACTCTGGTCCAGCAGATGAAGACCTTTTACGACTTGGGCTATAGTGTCTTGGCTTATGACCAAGCCAACTCTGGTGGCAACCAGGCGCCCTATAATACCTATGGGGTTTTAGAGAGTCAGGACTGCTTGGCGGTTTTAGATTACGTCCATAGCCAATACGCACCGGCCCAAACCATCCTCTGGGGGGAATCCTTTGGTGGGGCCACGGCCACCATGGCGGCTGGTCAAGCCGGCGACCAGCTTGATTACCTGATTTTGGATTGCCCCATGTCGGATGGTTTCCAAATGATTGAAAAAGTTTTCCAGCAAATTGAGGACCAGACTGGCCTGCCTACTGCCTTTTTAACCTTTGCCGGTAATATCATGATGCGGGCCAAGTTGGGCACCAGTTTTGCAGAGTTAGCTAGCCAGCCTTATGCGGCAAAAATCCAGGTCCCGGTATTAATTACGGTAGGGGCCGATGATGAAGTCTTGCGGCCAACCATGAGCCAGGACATTTACGATAGCATCAGCCACGACAAAAAGGAACTGGTCAAATTGCCAGGCTACGGCCACTGCGAATTTCCCATCCGCCAACCTGACCAGTACCAGGATCTCATTGCCACATTTTTGAATGACTATTAA
- a CDS encoding AAA family ATPase: MQEPITSFSDYVQLNRQAKLAYLEDLGLTKNKDFIYLAHFGDTNHFKLLATDMFDLRDLSKKDFSNVVEADQLTIFVSQDDQAKIRQQPEAYFIVVGSFRTSQVSKGQALLQIDQVSQPISQAFADRLLAYDQADINHVYQSLSDKGVLAQASLADQGQVAALLVDILDDYRHFMDQVQTEADQLQAQMTVLGREMQTLAQEEAKLQDLVQDYTQSNWYLPQQMSSQLASKFATANQERLAVDGDLIAKLQGQLYAQAGLLFTEDKLAQVVTSLLANELTILVGPSGTGKSALVKGLAQVMGEAYLNVPVQTTWVDRQDLLGFYNPITNNYQNSALVDFILEAAQPKNSHKFYFVNLDELNLSQIENYFADFLSICDQDQPTISLYSRQVQQGRLTWLANLLDQLDQANSSHLSFSDQVSRQQLIDQVHNLKTYSADLKLPKNLRFFGTMNTEGYVQPLSPKVIDRAYLISLDQVDFSLADHLSQVQPVNLVSHALIDYQPDGGEGESQDYLQAVADYFEQNLQLSISARLAKHRDKYWTIGSQLDRSAQDLRYDLVSLKFLPKIHLPSQDHPRAGQDLQSLLGESRPELTSKIDQMAAGNGLFTYWS, from the coding sequence ATGCAAGAACCAATAACCAGCTTTAGTGATTACGTCCAGCTCAACCGCCAGGCCAAACTGGCCTACCTGGAGGACCTGGGTCTAACCAAGAACAAGGATTTTATTTACCTGGCCCACTTTGGCGACACTAATCATTTTAAACTGCTTGCGACGGATATGTTCGATTTAAGGGACTTAAGCAAAAAGGACTTCTCAAATGTGGTTGAGGCTGACCAATTGACCATTTTTGTCAGCCAGGATGACCAGGCGAAAATTCGCCAGCAGCCGGAGGCCTACTTTATCGTGGTGGGTAGCTTCCGTACCAGTCAAGTTAGTAAAGGCCAGGCCCTTTTGCAGATTGACCAGGTTAGCCAGCCCATTTCCCAGGCTTTCGCTGACCGCCTTTTAGCCTATGACCAAGCTGATATCAACCATGTCTACCAGTCCTTGTCAGATAAGGGTGTCCTGGCCCAAGCTAGCCTGGCCGACCAAGGGCAAGTCGCGGCCCTCTTGGTTGATATTTTAGATGACTACCGCCACTTTATGGACCAGGTCCAAACTGAGGCTGACCAATTACAGGCCCAGATGACTGTGCTAGGCCGGGAGATGCAAACTTTGGCCCAGGAAGAGGCCAAGCTCCAGGACCTAGTCCAAGACTATACCCAGAGTAACTGGTACCTGCCCCAACAAATGTCTAGCCAGCTGGCTAGTAAATTCGCTACGGCTAACCAAGAACGGTTGGCAGTTGATGGCGATTTGATTGCTAAGTTGCAGGGCCAGTTATACGCCCAAGCTGGCTTGCTTTTTACTGAAGACAAGCTGGCCCAGGTGGTGACCAGCCTGCTAGCCAATGAACTGACTATTCTGGTGGGGCCGTCCGGGACGGGAAAAAGTGCCTTGGTTAAGGGGCTGGCCCAGGTCATGGGCGAGGCTTACTTAAATGTGCCAGTCCAGACCACTTGGGTTGACCGCCAAGACCTGTTAGGTTTTTATAATCCCATTACCAATAACTATCAAAACTCAGCCCTGGTCGATTTTATTCTGGAGGCCGCCCAGCCGAAAAACAGTCATAAGTTTTACTTTGTCAATTTGGATGAATTGAACTTATCACAGATAGAAAATTATTTTGCGGACTTCCTAAGTATCTGCGACCAGGACCAACCCACTATTTCCCTATATTCTAGGCAGGTCCAGCAGGGGCGCTTGACTTGGTTGGCCAATTTACTGGACCAGCTTGATCAAGCTAATTCAAGTCACCTATCCTTTAGTGACCAGGTCAGCCGCCAGCAACTGATTGACCAGGTCCACAATCTGAAAACCTATAGTGCCGACTTAAAACTACCTAAAAATCTGCGTTTTTTCGGGACTATGAACACCGAGGGATATGTCCAGCCCCTGAGCCCCAAGGTGATTGACCGGGCCTATTTGATTAGTTTGGACCAGGTAGATTTCAGCCTGGCTGACCACTTAAGCCAGGTTCAGCCGGTAAACCTAGTCAGTCATGCCTTGATTGACTACCAGCCAGACGGGGGTGAAGGTGAGAGCCAGGATTATTTGCAGGCGGTAGCAGACTACTTTGAACAAAACCTCCAGTTGTCAATCAGCGCCCGTTTGGCCAAACACCGCGACAAGTATTGGACCATTGGCAGTCAATTAGACCGGTCGGCCCAAGACCTGCGCTATGATTTGGTGAGCTTGAAATTCCTGCCTAAAATCCATTTACCGAGCCAGGATCACCCACGCGCTGGCCAAGATTTACAGTCCCTACTGGGGGAAAGCCGGCCTGAATTAACTAGTAAGATTGACCAGATGGCTGCTGGCAATGGCCTCTTTACCTATTGGAGCTGA
- a CDS encoding ROK family protein: MKEYLAIDVGGTFIKYALVSHDGQVLQSGQRPTPQHLPAFKQTLVDIYQGAPHEVGGIALSIPGRVDTRVGVVHFGGNLTFLDGFAAKAFLTRATGLPVAVINDGKAAALAEQWQGSLKGIDQGLALILGTGLGGGIIAAGHLLQGAHFQAGEVSFMMTDYQQPSEDKAVGKVFSPVATVTAMGQKLGLADPSDGQAVFAAINEGDDRVWADFQAFCHGLAVVIFNCQAIIDLDRVVIGGGISQQPIVAEEIARQYQLVCDQAGIFGQMIAQPEIQACQFVGQSNLLGAVYQLFLDLDAVS; the protein is encoded by the coding sequence GTGAAGGAATATTTAGCCATTGATGTGGGTGGGACTTTTATTAAGTATGCCCTGGTCAGTCATGACGGCCAGGTGCTCCAGAGTGGTCAACGGCCGACCCCGCAGCATTTGCCAGCTTTCAAGCAAACCCTGGTGGATATTTATCAGGGAGCCCCGCATGAAGTGGGCGGCATTGCGCTGTCGATTCCTGGTCGGGTCGACACCCGGGTGGGGGTGGTCCACTTCGGTGGTAATTTGACTTTTTTAGATGGCTTTGCAGCTAAGGCCTTTTTAACAAGGGCCACGGGCTTGCCGGTCGCGGTGATTAACGACGGCAAGGCGGCTGCCCTAGCTGAACAGTGGCAGGGTTCCTTAAAGGGTATCGACCAGGGCCTGGCCCTGATTTTAGGAACGGGCCTGGGTGGCGGTATCATTGCGGCTGGCCACTTATTGCAAGGGGCTCACTTCCAGGCTGGTGAAGTTAGCTTTATGATGACGGACTACCAGCAGCCGAGTGAGGATAAGGCAGTCGGTAAGGTCTTCTCCCCGGTGGCGACAGTGACCGCCATGGGCCAGAAATTAGGGTTAGCTGATCCTAGTGATGGCCAGGCCGTTTTTGCGGCCATTAATGAAGGCGATGACCGGGTTTGGGCTGACTTCCAGGCCTTTTGCCACGGCCTGGCGGTGGTGATTTTTAATTGCCAGGCTATTATCGACTTGGACCGGGTGGTGATTGGTGGCGGCATCAGCCAACAGCCGATTGTGGCTGAGGAAATTGCCCGCCAGTACCAGCTTGTTTGCGACCAGGCGGGGATTTTTGGCCAAATGATTGCCCAGCCAGAAATCCAAGCCTGCCAATTTGTCGGCCAGTCCAACCTCTTAGGGGCAGTCTACCAACTCTTTCTGGATCTGGATGCGGTCAGCTAA
- a CDS encoding PTS sugar transporter subunit IIA, with product MRVVICSHGPAAQGMFASVELIAGPQEDVAVITHEEAVIPEELGQEMYQKLQDMGRQSDEPAIIFVDQPYGLPYEAAMTCKAIHPSIMVATGYNMTMLVEFFIKRGQMAPAELVNHLKMVGRDAIDIADFKQEIVH from the coding sequence ATGCGAGTCGTTATTTGTAGCCACGGACCAGCTGCCCAAGGTATGTTTGCCTCGGTTGAATTAATTGCCGGGCCCCAGGAAGATGTGGCCGTTATTACCCATGAAGAAGCTGTTATCCCGGAAGAACTGGGCCAAGAAATGTATCAAAAATTACAAGACATGGGCCGGCAGAGTGATGAGCCAGCGATTATTTTTGTTGACCAACCTTATGGCCTGCCTTATGAAGCAGCCATGACCTGCAAGGCCATCCATCCGTCCATTATGGTGGCTACTGGTTATAATATGACCATGCTAGTGGAATTCTTTATTAAGCGTGGCCAAATGGCTCCTGCAGAATTGGTTAACCACCTGAAAATGGTTGGCCGGGATGCCATTGATATTGCCGACTTTAAGCAAGAAATCGTCCACTAG
- a CDS encoding PTS sugar transporter subunit IIA — MIQLIIATHGPAGQALAQSVEMIMGPQPQLQALAYGVSDGIPELTSKLQAALKDADQGAVIFTDLAEGTPGRVSRDLASQDDKIAVVTGVNIAMLLTACQQASWVRFDDLVANAINQGQAAIGQLVKAEDEAD; from the coding sequence ATGATTCAATTAATTATTGCTACCCACGGTCCCGCCGGCCAAGCCTTGGCCCAAAGTGTTGAAATGATTATGGGCCCCCAGCCACAGCTCCAGGCCCTGGCCTATGGGGTCAGTGACGGGATTCCCGAATTGACTAGTAAGTTACAAGCGGCTTTAAAAGACGCTGACCAAGGGGCGGTTATTTTTACTGATTTAGCCGAGGGGACACCAGGCCGTGTCAGTCGTGACCTAGCCAGCCAGGATGACAAGATTGCCGTGGTCACTGGCGTCAATATTGCCATGTTGCTAACGGCTTGCCAGCAGGCTTCCTGGGTCCGCTTTGATGACCTAGTGGCCAATGCCATTAACCAGGGCCAGGCCGCTATTGGCCAGCTGGTAAAGGCTGAGGATGAAGCGGACTAA
- the serS gene encoding serine--tRNA ligase yields MIDIKQLKQNFAAYSENLATRGADVDQLKEAVALYDARNQRIQAVEAMKQTRNQASEEIGQKKRNGEDAEAEIAKMREIGEEIAKLDQEIRDLEAKQYDIMAGVPNLATEGIPVGDDEDANEEIHREGEPKQFDFAVKAHYELGEDLNILDFEAGARVAGARFLYYRGMGARLERAVYNFMLDQQHENGYMEMITPYLVNDRAMFGTGQYPKFKEDVYAVNEVDDKHMTLIPTSEVPLTNYFGDQIHDEADLPYKVTALSPCFRSEAGSAGRDTRGLIRLHQFQKVEMVKIAHPDHSYEELESMTENGEDILRKLGLPFRRIVLSTGDMGFSATKTYDLEVWMPAQDTYREISSCSNCGDFQARRAQIRYRDADGNVHLAHTLNGSGLAVGRTVAAILENYQNEDGSITIPEVLVPYMAGETVITKENADFLKK; encoded by the coding sequence ATGATTGATATTAAACAGTTAAAACAAAACTTTGCAGCTTACAGTGAGAACCTAGCTACACGTGGGGCGGATGTTGACCAACTCAAAGAGGCCGTTGCACTTTATGATGCCCGTAACCAACGCATCCAAGCGGTGGAAGCCATGAAGCAAACCCGTAACCAAGCTTCAGAAGAAATTGGTCAAAAGAAACGCAATGGTGAGGACGCTGAAGCAGAAATCGCTAAAATGCGGGAAATTGGTGAAGAGATTGCTAAATTAGACCAAGAAATTCGTGATTTAGAGGCCAAACAATACGATATTATGGCGGGCGTACCTAACTTGGCTACTGAAGGTATCCCAGTGGGCGACGATGAAGATGCCAATGAAGAAATCCACCGTGAGGGTGAGCCTAAGCAATTTGACTTTGCAGTCAAGGCTCACTATGAATTGGGTGAAGACCTGAATATCCTAGACTTTGAAGCCGGTGCCCGGGTAGCTGGGGCGCGTTTCCTTTACTACCGCGGTATGGGCGCACGTTTAGAGCGGGCGGTTTATAACTTTATGCTGGACCAGCAGCATGAAAATGGCTATATGGAAATGATTACCCCTTATTTAGTCAATGACCGGGCTATGTTTGGTACTGGTCAATACCCTAAATTTAAGGAAGATGTTTATGCCGTTAACGAGGTTGACGACAAGCACATGACCCTAATTCCAACTTCAGAAGTGCCGCTGACCAACTACTTTGGCGACCAAATCCATGATGAGGCTGACCTGCCTTACAAGGTCACTGCTTTGTCACCATGTTTCCGGTCTGAAGCCGGCTCTGCTGGCCGTGACACCCGTGGCTTGATCCGCCTCCACCAATTCCAAAAGGTGGAAATGGTGAAAATTGCCCACCCAGACCATTCTTATGAAGAGTTAGAGTCAATGACTGAAAATGGTGAAGACATCCTGCGCAAATTAGGACTGCCATTCCGCCGCATTGTCCTATCAACTGGCGATATGGGCTTCTCAGCTACTAAAACCTATGACCTAGAAGTTTGGATGCCAGCCCAAGATACCTACCGGGAAATTTCTTCATGCTCTAACTGTGGCGACTTCCAAGCCCGTCGTGCCCAAATTCGCTACCGGGATGCTGACGGTAATGTCCACCTGGCCCACACCCTAAACGGTTCAGGCCTAGCAGTTGGTCGGACAGTGGCTGCCATTTTGGAAAACTACCAAAACGAAGACGGCTCTATTACTATCCCAGAAGTCCTAGTCCCATACATGGCCGGCGAAACTGTTATCACTAAAGAAAACGCCGACTTCTTGAAAAAATAA
- the nagA gene encoding N-acetylglucosamine-6-phosphate deacetylase: MYIYAKSFIMADQTHPAGYLAIDDQGRFGDWQADWPADAKPQDIIDYGDFILGPGLVDVHIHGYLGHDVMDNEPAGILAMSQALLTCGVTSWLPTTLTASFADLKAVCQTIAGCQDQVTRAKILGIFLEGPFFTPTHAGAQETQYMLAPRLDYLAAWQEAAQGLVKKIALAPEYPGAVAFIRQANQMGIQVAQAHSNATYDQAREAELAGAKTYIHTYNGMRGLHHREPGILGAALTSDAAYLEMIADGHHVHPAAIKLALQAAGPDRLVLISDCMRAGGMPEGLSSLGGYQVMVKDGQAKIVGRDNLAGSILKLSQAIENLVAWGLAPLDQAVRMAATNPAASIGLADQVGVVKPGLAADFIILNDQGQLQATYLAGQLAYQVD, from the coding sequence ATGTATATTTACGCCAAGTCTTTTATTATGGCTGACCAGACCCATCCAGCTGGCTATTTAGCCATTGATGACCAAGGCCGTTTTGGTGACTGGCAGGCTGATTGGCCAGCTGACGCCAAGCCCCAGGATATTATCGACTACGGGGACTTTATTTTGGGACCCGGCCTGGTCGATGTCCATATCCATGGCTATCTGGGCCATGATGTCATGGACAATGAGCCAGCGGGGATTTTGGCTATGAGTCAAGCCCTCCTGACCTGTGGGGTCACGTCCTGGCTACCGACGACCTTGACGGCTAGTTTTGCCGATTTAAAGGCCGTTTGCCAGACCATAGCTGGCTGCCAGGACCAGGTTACTAGGGCTAAAATCCTGGGCATCTTTTTAGAAGGTCCCTTCTTTACCCCGACCCATGCCGGCGCCCAGGAGACCCAGTATATGTTGGCGCCGCGTCTGGATTATCTAGCTGCCTGGCAGGAAGCTGCCCAGGGGCTAGTGAAGAAGATTGCCCTGGCTCCGGAATATCCGGGGGCGGTTGCCTTTATCCGCCAGGCCAATCAAATGGGCATCCAGGTGGCCCAGGCCCATTCTAATGCCACTTATGATCAGGCTCGTGAGGCCGAGCTGGCAGGGGCCAAGACCTATATCCATACTTATAACGGTATGCGGGGTCTCCACCACCGCGAGCCCGGGATTTTAGGGGCAGCCCTAACTTCTGATGCAGCTTATCTAGAAATGATTGCCGATGGCCACCATGTCCATCCCGCTGCCATCAAGTTAGCCCTGCAGGCAGCCGGCCCTGACCGCTTGGTCTTAATCTCAGACTGCATGCGGGCCGGGGGCATGCCGGAGGGCTTGTCCAGCCTGGGCGGCTACCAGGTTATGGTTAAGGACGGCCAGGCTAAGATTGTGGGCCGGGATAATTTAGCGGGCTCGATTTTAAAGCTCAGCCAGGCGATTGAAAACCTGGTGGCTTGGGGGCTGGCCCCCTTGGACCAGGCGGTGCGCATGGCGGCTACCAATCCGGCTGCTTCCATAGGCCTGGCTGACCAGGTCGGGGTGGTTAAGCCCGGTTTAGCCGCTGACTTTATTATTTTAAATGACCAAGGCCAGCTTCAAGCGACTTATTTAGCCGGTCAACTGGCCTACCAGGTCGATTAG
- a CDS encoding DMT family transporter, translated as MHKEKASWQGYLWIMLAGISWGTGGFFVTKLAQAGVSSSFTAFSGHFLAIWPLALVLLARGGWSALKISKRGLIFAILMGIVGKGLFLVSYNRTIQLAGVSTASILLYTSPLFTSLLSVLIFKSRLTKQQILALALNLVAAFLVVTGGQVNQLNISALALVLGITAAGLYALNTILGKFATQGDDPLVMTFYMLVFSCLTIANFADPVNQVRLLDSWPLWGLVIVNSIIASVVANTAYLRGLSLPVDPARVSIVASIELVVANLIGVLVFKEAFNLTKGVGICLLVGSILLMNWVPKAKDLDEAQS; from the coding sequence ATGCATAAAGAAAAAGCCAGCTGGCAGGGCTATCTCTGGATCATGCTGGCGGGTATTTCCTGGGGGACGGGTGGCTTCTTTGTCACCAAACTGGCCCAGGCCGGGGTGTCCTCATCCTTCACCGCCTTCTCGGGCCACTTTTTAGCTATTTGGCCCTTAGCCTTGGTGCTGTTAGCACGGGGTGGTTGGTCGGCCCTAAAGATTTCTAAGCGTGGCTTGATTTTTGCCATTTTGATGGGGATTGTTGGCAAGGGGCTGTTTTTGGTCTCTTACAACCGGACGATTCAGCTAGCTGGGGTGTCAACAGCCTCCATCCTACTTTATACCTCGCCACTTTTTACCAGCCTGCTGTCGGTCTTAATTTTTAAAAGTCGTTTGACCAAGCAACAAATCCTGGCTTTGGCCCTGAACCTGGTGGCTGCCTTCTTGGTGGTAACGGGTGGCCAGGTCAACCAGCTCAATATTTCAGCCCTGGCCCTGGTTTTGGGCATTACCGCGGCTGGCCTCTACGCCCTTAATACTATTTTGGGCAAGTTTGCCACCCAGGGCGATGATCCCCTGGTTATGACCTTTTATATGCTGGTCTTTTCTTGTTTGACCATTGCCAATTTCGCTGACCCCGTGAACCAGGTCCGCTTGCTGGATTCCTGGCCCTTATGGGGACTGGTTATCGTCAATTCCATCATTGCTTCGGTAGTTGCCAACACGGCCTATCTGCGGGGCTTGTCGCTGCCGGTCGACCCAGCCCGGGTGTCGATTGTGGCTTCAATTGAGCTAGTGGTGGCCAACTTAATCGGGGTCCTGGTCTTCAAGGAAGCCTTTAACCTGACCAAGGGAGTGGGCATCTGTTTATTGGTCGGGTCTATTTTGCTGATGAACTGGGTGCCCAAGGCTAAAGATTTGGACGAGGCCCAGTCATAA
- a CDS encoding sugar O-acetyltransferase, translated as MDHKERMLAGLWYDANYDPDLLAMRERADDLCFQFNQTSPKNQAARAEILQALMPGLAEDVTILAPLYMDYGSLTQIGAGSFVNHNAYFMDGGTISLGRNCFIGPNCGFYTADHPLVAAERNQGLEMARPIKLGDNVWLGADVTVLPGVTIGAGSVIGAKSVVTKDIPAGVLALGNPCRVVREITDQDSIGDWQAEA; from the coding sequence ATGGACCACAAGGAGAGAATGTTAGCGGGGCTCTGGTATGATGCCAATTATGACCCAGACCTCTTGGCCATGCGGGAGCGGGCTGATGACCTCTGTTTTCAGTTTAACCAGACCAGCCCCAAAAACCAGGCAGCCAGGGCTGAGATTTTACAAGCCTTGATGCCTGGCTTAGCTGAGGATGTGACCATCCTAGCGCCCTTGTATATGGACTATGGCAGCCTGACCCAGATTGGCGCCGGCTCCTTTGTCAACCACAATGCCTACTTTATGGATGGCGGGACCATTAGCCTGGGCCGTAACTGCTTTATTGGGCCTAACTGTGGCTTTTACACGGCCGACCATCCCTTGGTCGCTGCTGAACGTAACCAAGGCCTGGAAATGGCCCGGCCCATTAAGCTAGGTGATAATGTCTGGTTGGGGGCGGATGTGACGGTTTTACCGGGCGTGACCATTGGCGCCGGTAGTGTTATCGGGGCTAAAAGTGTGGTGACCAAGGATATCCCAGCCGGGGTCCTGGCCCTGGGCAATCCCTGCCGGGTCGTCCGTGAAATCACCGACCAGGACAGCATCGGCGACTGGCAGGCGGAAGCATAA